One part of the Vicia villosa cultivar HV-30 ecotype Madison, WI linkage group LG6, Vvil1.0, whole genome shotgun sequence genome encodes these proteins:
- the LOC131611666 gene encoding uncharacterized protein LOC131611666 isoform X1, whose protein sequence is MKQSMTEPSICCILSDVAQLDEQAYNVRLRVMVDSKSNKVLYVEAGKDFVDALFSFLTMPLGTIARLVAKDSNIEAVPFGSLSSLYQSIADLDENYICKEMLLNPRNSMEAYCKKLKLNIDDTEPIQYFLCENSDCNRNQFSLFKNQKCSCGKVMNRELHLSPQPECLRLGNGFATENATFIISDGLYVMPNVFGSVVHLHHKHKITNFEAIVEQNVQITKKEVVDILKLSLSSKTPLTDFIFKKQHFPAKLRNRNQTEFKIGEVTHDKGRQMSVKVVRQKSTGKILFAEAGADFIDFVCSFQTFPLGGVLHMLQGVSSLECIDNLYKSVAKLSPDMYLVSQDVKEKLRKPLVAAQFELGNQILPISAASLPVHYYHSYFVKSCLFGSVTTSRKHGGYSRESFVPLKLVEPKFSAWGKFAKGPSMFMVTDDLVVTPISSFNAVSYLNSLNVPLLDVEERVVKIGLKEGLSVLKASLTSTSALTNGLSNVFKSRWWWRSLRLRSVVMIVLVSFAVVGHNAAVVEGKSFKLPQAIKLGSPFRYNTNSS, encoded by the exons ATGAAACAATCAATGACTGAGCCATCAATATGTTGCATTCTCTCTGACGTAG CTCAATTAGATGAGCAAGCTTACAACGTTCGACTGAGAGTTATGGTGGACAGTAAAAGCAACAAAGTTCTTTATGTTGAGGCTGGTAAGGATTTCGTCGACGCTCTCTTCAGTTTCTTAACAATGCCTTTAGGGACTATTGCTAGACTTGTAGCTAAAGACTCAAATATTGAAGCAGTTCCATTTGGAAGCTTGAGTTCACTCTATCAAAGCATAGCAGATCTTGACGAAAACTATATATGCAAGGAAATGCTACTCAATCCTAGAAACTCAATGGAAGCTTATTGTAAAAAACTCAAACTCAACATCGATGACACTGAACCTATACAGTATTTCCTCTGTGAGAATTCGGATTGTAATCGGAACCAATTTAGCCTATTTAAGAATCAAAAGTGTAGCTGTGGAAAAGTAATGAATAGAGAATTACATCTGTCACCACAACCAGAATGTTTGAGATTAGGAAATGGCTTTGCTACGGAAAACGCTACATTTATCATATCTGATGGTCTTTATGTGATGCCTAATGTTTTTGGATCGGTTGTACATCTACATCACAAACATAAAATCACTAACTTTGAAGCCATTGTAGAACAAAATGTCCAAATCACCAAAAAAGAG GTAGTTGATATTCTCAAGTTGTCATTGTCTTCAAAGACACCTTTGACAGATTTCATCTTTAAGAAGCAACATTTTCCAGCCAAGCTTAGAAATCGAAACCAAACCGAATTTAAGATTGGAGAGGTGACACATGACAAGGGTAGGCAGATGTCTGTGAAAGTAGTGAGACAAAAATCAACTGGAAAGATCTTGTTTGCTGAAGCAGGAGCAGATTTTATTGACTTTGTTTGCAGTTTCCAAACTTTTCCCTTAGGAGGAGTGTTGCATATGCTTCAAGGAGTCTCTTCTTTAGAATGTATTGATAATTTATACAAAAGTGTGGCAAAGTTGAGTCCAGATATGTATTTAGTGTCACAGGATGTGAAAGAAAAACTAAGGAAGCCTCTTGTTGCCGCACAATTTGAACTCGGTAACCAGATATTGCCAATTTCTGCGGCTTCCTTACCGGTACATTACTATCATTCTTATTTTGTTAAATCATGTTTATTTGGATCCGTTACTACTTCGCGCAAGCATGGAGGTTACTCTCGGGAAAGTTTTGTACCTTTGAAGTTGGTAGAACCTAAGTTTTCAGCTTGGGGAAAATTCGCGAAAGGACCGTCCATGTTTATGGTGACAGATGATTTGGTTGTGACTCCAATATCGTCATTCAACGCTGTTTCATATCTAAATAGTTTAAATGTTCCTCTGTTGGATGTGGAAGAAAGAGTTGTTAAAATTGGTCTAAAGGAG GGTCTCAGTGTTCTAAAAGCTTCTCTGACCTCAACTTCTGCTCTAACAAATGGTCTCAGCAATGTTTTTAAATCGCGGTGGTGGTGGCGGTCGTTACGGTTGCGGTCAGTCGTCATGATTGTGTTAGTTTCTTTTGCGGTTGTTGGTCACAATGCAGCTGTTGTGGAGGGGAAATCATTTAAGTTGCCACAAGCTATAAAATTGGGATCTCCATTCCGTTACAATACTAACTCATCTTAG
- the LOC131611666 gene encoding uncharacterized protein LOC131611666 isoform X3, producing MKQSMTEPSICCILSDVAQLDEQAYNVRLRVMVDSKSNKVLYVEAVPFGSLSSLYQSIADLDENYICKEMLLNPRNSMEAYCKKLKLNIDDTEPIQYFLCENSDCNRNQFSLFKNQKCSCGKVMNRELHLSPQPECLRLGNGFATENATFIISDGLYVMPNVFGSVVHLHHKHKITNFEAIVEQNVQITKKEVVDILKLSLSSKTPLTDFIFKKQHFPAKLRNRNQTEFKIGEVTHDKGRQMSVKVVRQKSTGKILFAEAGADFIDFVCSFQTFPLGGVLHMLQGVSSLECIDNLYKSVAKLSPDMYLVSQDVKEKLRKPLVAAQFELGNQILPISAASLPVHYYHSYFVKSCLFGSVTTSRKHGGYSRESFVPLKLVEPKFSAWGKFAKGPSMFMVTDDLVVTPISSFNAVSYLNSLNVPLLDVEERVVKIGLKEGLSVLKASLTSTSALTNGLSNVFKSRWWWRSLRLRSVVMIVLVSFAVVGHNAAVVEGKSFKLPQAIKLGSPFRYNTNSS from the exons ATGAAACAATCAATGACTGAGCCATCAATATGTTGCATTCTCTCTGACGTAG CTCAATTAGATGAGCAAGCTTACAACGTTCGACTGAGAGTTATGGTGGACAGTAAAAGCAACAAAGTTCTTTATGTTGAGGCTG TTCCATTTGGAAGCTTGAGTTCACTCTATCAAAGCATAGCAGATCTTGACGAAAACTATATATGCAAGGAAATGCTACTCAATCCTAGAAACTCAATGGAAGCTTATTGTAAAAAACTCAAACTCAACATCGATGACACTGAACCTATACAGTATTTCCTCTGTGAGAATTCGGATTGTAATCGGAACCAATTTAGCCTATTTAAGAATCAAAAGTGTAGCTGTGGAAAAGTAATGAATAGAGAATTACATCTGTCACCACAACCAGAATGTTTGAGATTAGGAAATGGCTTTGCTACGGAAAACGCTACATTTATCATATCTGATGGTCTTTATGTGATGCCTAATGTTTTTGGATCGGTTGTACATCTACATCACAAACATAAAATCACTAACTTTGAAGCCATTGTAGAACAAAATGTCCAAATCACCAAAAAAGAG GTAGTTGATATTCTCAAGTTGTCATTGTCTTCAAAGACACCTTTGACAGATTTCATCTTTAAGAAGCAACATTTTCCAGCCAAGCTTAGAAATCGAAACCAAACCGAATTTAAGATTGGAGAGGTGACACATGACAAGGGTAGGCAGATGTCTGTGAAAGTAGTGAGACAAAAATCAACTGGAAAGATCTTGTTTGCTGAAGCAGGAGCAGATTTTATTGACTTTGTTTGCAGTTTCCAAACTTTTCCCTTAGGAGGAGTGTTGCATATGCTTCAAGGAGTCTCTTCTTTAGAATGTATTGATAATTTATACAAAAGTGTGGCAAAGTTGAGTCCAGATATGTATTTAGTGTCACAGGATGTGAAAGAAAAACTAAGGAAGCCTCTTGTTGCCGCACAATTTGAACTCGGTAACCAGATATTGCCAATTTCTGCGGCTTCCTTACCGGTACATTACTATCATTCTTATTTTGTTAAATCATGTTTATTTGGATCCGTTACTACTTCGCGCAAGCATGGAGGTTACTCTCGGGAAAGTTTTGTACCTTTGAAGTTGGTAGAACCTAAGTTTTCAGCTTGGGGAAAATTCGCGAAAGGACCGTCCATGTTTATGGTGACAGATGATTTGGTTGTGACTCCAATATCGTCATTCAACGCTGTTTCATATCTAAATAGTTTAAATGTTCCTCTGTTGGATGTGGAAGAAAGAGTTGTTAAAATTGGTCTAAAGGAG GGTCTCAGTGTTCTAAAAGCTTCTCTGACCTCAACTTCTGCTCTAACAAATGGTCTCAGCAATGTTTTTAAATCGCGGTGGTGGTGGCGGTCGTTACGGTTGCGGTCAGTCGTCATGATTGTGTTAGTTTCTTTTGCGGTTGTTGGTCACAATGCAGCTGTTGTGGAGGGGAAATCATTTAAGTTGCCACAAGCTATAAAATTGGGATCTCCATTCCGTTACAATACTAACTCATCTTAG
- the LOC131611666 gene encoding uncharacterized protein LOC131611666 isoform X2, which produces MVDSKSNKVLYVEAGKDFVDALFSFLTMPLGTIARLVAKDSNIEAVPFGSLSSLYQSIADLDENYICKEMLLNPRNSMEAYCKKLKLNIDDTEPIQYFLCENSDCNRNQFSLFKNQKCSCGKVMNRELHLSPQPECLRLGNGFATENATFIISDGLYVMPNVFGSVVHLHHKHKITNFEAIVEQNVQITKKEVVDILKLSLSSKTPLTDFIFKKQHFPAKLRNRNQTEFKIGEVTHDKGRQMSVKVVRQKSTGKILFAEAGADFIDFVCSFQTFPLGGVLHMLQGVSSLECIDNLYKSVAKLSPDMYLVSQDVKEKLRKPLVAAQFELGNQILPISAASLPVHYYHSYFVKSCLFGSVTTSRKHGGYSRESFVPLKLVEPKFSAWGKFAKGPSMFMVTDDLVVTPISSFNAVSYLNSLNVPLLDVEERVVKIGLKEGLSVLKASLTSTSALTNGLSNVFKSRWWWRSLRLRSVVMIVLVSFAVVGHNAAVVEGKSFKLPQAIKLGSPFRYNTNSS; this is translated from the exons ATGGTGGACAGTAAAAGCAACAAAGTTCTTTATGTTGAGGCTGGTAAGGATTTCGTCGACGCTCTCTTCAGTTTCTTAACAATGCCTTTAGGGACTATTGCTAGACTTGTAGCTAAAGACTCAAATATTGAAGCAGTTCCATTTGGAAGCTTGAGTTCACTCTATCAAAGCATAGCAGATCTTGACGAAAACTATATATGCAAGGAAATGCTACTCAATCCTAGAAACTCAATGGAAGCTTATTGTAAAAAACTCAAACTCAACATCGATGACACTGAACCTATACAGTATTTCCTCTGTGAGAATTCGGATTGTAATCGGAACCAATTTAGCCTATTTAAGAATCAAAAGTGTAGCTGTGGAAAAGTAATGAATAGAGAATTACATCTGTCACCACAACCAGAATGTTTGAGATTAGGAAATGGCTTTGCTACGGAAAACGCTACATTTATCATATCTGATGGTCTTTATGTGATGCCTAATGTTTTTGGATCGGTTGTACATCTACATCACAAACATAAAATCACTAACTTTGAAGCCATTGTAGAACAAAATGTCCAAATCACCAAAAAAGAG GTAGTTGATATTCTCAAGTTGTCATTGTCTTCAAAGACACCTTTGACAGATTTCATCTTTAAGAAGCAACATTTTCCAGCCAAGCTTAGAAATCGAAACCAAACCGAATTTAAGATTGGAGAGGTGACACATGACAAGGGTAGGCAGATGTCTGTGAAAGTAGTGAGACAAAAATCAACTGGAAAGATCTTGTTTGCTGAAGCAGGAGCAGATTTTATTGACTTTGTTTGCAGTTTCCAAACTTTTCCCTTAGGAGGAGTGTTGCATATGCTTCAAGGAGTCTCTTCTTTAGAATGTATTGATAATTTATACAAAAGTGTGGCAAAGTTGAGTCCAGATATGTATTTAGTGTCACAGGATGTGAAAGAAAAACTAAGGAAGCCTCTTGTTGCCGCACAATTTGAACTCGGTAACCAGATATTGCCAATTTCTGCGGCTTCCTTACCGGTACATTACTATCATTCTTATTTTGTTAAATCATGTTTATTTGGATCCGTTACTACTTCGCGCAAGCATGGAGGTTACTCTCGGGAAAGTTTTGTACCTTTGAAGTTGGTAGAACCTAAGTTTTCAGCTTGGGGAAAATTCGCGAAAGGACCGTCCATGTTTATGGTGACAGATGATTTGGTTGTGACTCCAATATCGTCATTCAACGCTGTTTCATATCTAAATAGTTTAAATGTTCCTCTGTTGGATGTGGAAGAAAGAGTTGTTAAAATTGGTCTAAAGGAG GGTCTCAGTGTTCTAAAAGCTTCTCTGACCTCAACTTCTGCTCTAACAAATGGTCTCAGCAATGTTTTTAAATCGCGGTGGTGGTGGCGGTCGTTACGGTTGCGGTCAGTCGTCATGATTGTGTTAGTTTCTTTTGCGGTTGTTGGTCACAATGCAGCTGTTGTGGAGGGGAAATCATTTAAGTTGCCACAAGCTATAAAATTGGGATCTCCATTCCGTTACAATACTAACTCATCTTAG
- the LOC131611666 gene encoding uncharacterized protein LOC131611666 isoform X4, which yields MVDSKSNKVLYVEAVPFGSLSSLYQSIADLDENYICKEMLLNPRNSMEAYCKKLKLNIDDTEPIQYFLCENSDCNRNQFSLFKNQKCSCGKVMNRELHLSPQPECLRLGNGFATENATFIISDGLYVMPNVFGSVVHLHHKHKITNFEAIVEQNVQITKKEVVDILKLSLSSKTPLTDFIFKKQHFPAKLRNRNQTEFKIGEVTHDKGRQMSVKVVRQKSTGKILFAEAGADFIDFVCSFQTFPLGGVLHMLQGVSSLECIDNLYKSVAKLSPDMYLVSQDVKEKLRKPLVAAQFELGNQILPISAASLPVHYYHSYFVKSCLFGSVTTSRKHGGYSRESFVPLKLVEPKFSAWGKFAKGPSMFMVTDDLVVTPISSFNAVSYLNSLNVPLLDVEERVVKIGLKEGLSVLKASLTSTSALTNGLSNVFKSRWWWRSLRLRSVVMIVLVSFAVVGHNAAVVEGKSFKLPQAIKLGSPFRYNTNSS from the exons ATGGTGGACAGTAAAAGCAACAAAGTTCTTTATGTTGAGGCTG TTCCATTTGGAAGCTTGAGTTCACTCTATCAAAGCATAGCAGATCTTGACGAAAACTATATATGCAAGGAAATGCTACTCAATCCTAGAAACTCAATGGAAGCTTATTGTAAAAAACTCAAACTCAACATCGATGACACTGAACCTATACAGTATTTCCTCTGTGAGAATTCGGATTGTAATCGGAACCAATTTAGCCTATTTAAGAATCAAAAGTGTAGCTGTGGAAAAGTAATGAATAGAGAATTACATCTGTCACCACAACCAGAATGTTTGAGATTAGGAAATGGCTTTGCTACGGAAAACGCTACATTTATCATATCTGATGGTCTTTATGTGATGCCTAATGTTTTTGGATCGGTTGTACATCTACATCACAAACATAAAATCACTAACTTTGAAGCCATTGTAGAACAAAATGTCCAAATCACCAAAAAAGAG GTAGTTGATATTCTCAAGTTGTCATTGTCTTCAAAGACACCTTTGACAGATTTCATCTTTAAGAAGCAACATTTTCCAGCCAAGCTTAGAAATCGAAACCAAACCGAATTTAAGATTGGAGAGGTGACACATGACAAGGGTAGGCAGATGTCTGTGAAAGTAGTGAGACAAAAATCAACTGGAAAGATCTTGTTTGCTGAAGCAGGAGCAGATTTTATTGACTTTGTTTGCAGTTTCCAAACTTTTCCCTTAGGAGGAGTGTTGCATATGCTTCAAGGAGTCTCTTCTTTAGAATGTATTGATAATTTATACAAAAGTGTGGCAAAGTTGAGTCCAGATATGTATTTAGTGTCACAGGATGTGAAAGAAAAACTAAGGAAGCCTCTTGTTGCCGCACAATTTGAACTCGGTAACCAGATATTGCCAATTTCTGCGGCTTCCTTACCGGTACATTACTATCATTCTTATTTTGTTAAATCATGTTTATTTGGATCCGTTACTACTTCGCGCAAGCATGGAGGTTACTCTCGGGAAAGTTTTGTACCTTTGAAGTTGGTAGAACCTAAGTTTTCAGCTTGGGGAAAATTCGCGAAAGGACCGTCCATGTTTATGGTGACAGATGATTTGGTTGTGACTCCAATATCGTCATTCAACGCTGTTTCATATCTAAATAGTTTAAATGTTCCTCTGTTGGATGTGGAAGAAAGAGTTGTTAAAATTGGTCTAAAGGAG GGTCTCAGTGTTCTAAAAGCTTCTCTGACCTCAACTTCTGCTCTAACAAATGGTCTCAGCAATGTTTTTAAATCGCGGTGGTGGTGGCGGTCGTTACGGTTGCGGTCAGTCGTCATGATTGTGTTAGTTTCTTTTGCGGTTGTTGGTCACAATGCAGCTGTTGTGGAGGGGAAATCATTTAAGTTGCCACAAGCTATAAAATTGGGATCTCCATTCCGTTACAATACTAACTCATCTTAG